Proteins encoded within one genomic window of Spirochaetota bacterium:
- a CDS encoding EFR1 family ferrodoxin (N-terminal region resembles flavodoxins. C-terminal ferrodoxin region binds two 4Fe-4S clusters.) produces MKTVIYYYTGTGNSLWTARAAAAEIGDARLIPMAYADNDNESAGADAVGLVFPVHMWGVPSLAMRFIEKMTADPKKYYFAFAVNAGQVARTLVQLKKLLASRGMTLSAGFDIMLPSNYIPWGGPGPAEKLREMHREAGEKIKRAAAIIKGNESGHIEKGPLWQRIIFTALYKMTYTMVPKMDKDFWTDDKCNGCALCAKLCPVDNIAMKNDRPDWLHHCEQCLACIQWCPQEAIQFGKKTPAYERYHHPEIKMKDLIAGSGKK; encoded by the coding sequence ATGAAAACAGTGATTTATTACTACACCGGAACCGGCAACTCTCTCTGGACCGCCCGCGCCGCGGCCGCCGAGATCGGCGATGCGCGGCTCATTCCCATGGCCTACGCGGATAATGACAATGAATCGGCCGGAGCCGACGCCGTGGGTCTGGTCTTTCCGGTGCACATGTGGGGCGTTCCCTCCCTCGCCATGCGGTTCATAGAAAAAATGACCGCGGACCCGAAAAAATACTACTTCGCCTTTGCCGTGAACGCGGGCCAGGTGGCCCGCACCCTGGTGCAGCTTAAGAAGCTGCTGGCCTCCCGCGGCATGACCCTGTCGGCGGGCTTCGATATCATGCTCCCGAGCAACTACATCCCCTGGGGAGGGCCGGGACCTGCCGAAAAGCTCCGGGAGATGCACCGGGAGGCGGGGGAAAAGATAAAGCGGGCAGCCGCTATCATCAAGGGAAACGAATCAGGCCATATAGAAAAGGGCCCCCTGTGGCAACGGATCATATTCACCGCCCTTTATAAAATGACCTATACCATGGTCCCGAAGATGGACAAGGATTTCTGGACCGATGACAAGTGCAACGGCTGCGCCCTTTGCGCGAAGCTATGTCCCGTGGACAATATCGCCATGAAGAATGACAGGCCTGATTGGCTCCATCATTGCGAGCAGTGCCTCGCCTGCATCCAGTGGTGTCCGCAGGAGGCGATACAGTTCGGAAAGAAAACGCCGGCCTATGAGCGCTACCATCATCCGGAGATAAAAATGAAGGACCTGATCGCCGGCTCCGGCAAAAAGTGA
- a CDS encoding DUF3786 domain-containing protein has product MSTDNYQSLYKTEAALPGKQNNYETAYREAADQLSPITIGDIALRSGAMVTETGPGKALVLPFIGESLLVTHPDITVIHRDGDKEVPMWEKILALHYLVRANGAPARCDQVTFKQLEGGLGYYPAFERRSITPLLEAFGNDMDRLMETGLAAGGIRSSLGDHGLLFRAFPKVDVTFLFWKGDDEFPPSGSVVFDSSISGYLSTEDVAVLCNMIAVRILKTPLP; this is encoded by the coding sequence ATGTCTACCGATAACTATCAGAGCCTGTATAAAACCGAAGCCGCCCTGCCGGGAAAACAGAACAACTACGAGACCGCCTACAGGGAAGCGGCGGACCAGCTGTCACCGATAACTATCGGTGATATCGCCCTCAGGAGCGGCGCCATGGTCACCGAAACAGGCCCAGGCAAAGCCCTGGTCCTGCCCTTTATCGGGGAGAGCCTCCTGGTTACCCACCCTGACATTACAGTCATCCACAGGGACGGGGATAAAGAAGTCCCCATGTGGGAAAAGATCCTGGCGCTCCACTACCTTGTCCGCGCCAATGGCGCACCGGCCCGGTGCGACCAGGTAACCTTCAAACAGCTGGAGGGAGGGCTCGGCTACTATCCGGCGTTTGAGCGCCGAAGCATAACTCCGCTCCTGGAGGCCTTCGGCAACGATATGGACAGGCTTATGGAGACTGGACTGGCGGCCGGTGGCATCCGGTCATCCCTTGGCGACCATGGCCTTCTCTTCAGGGCTTTCCCGAAGGTTGATGTAACCTTTTTATTCTGGAAAGGCGATGACGAATTTCCCCCTTCGGGGAGCGTGGTCTTCGATTCGTCCATATCGGGTTATCTGTCCACCGAGGACGTGGCGGTCCTCTGCAACATGATCGCGGTCAGGATACTGAAAACGCCCCTGCCCTAG